The Sporichthyaceae bacterium genomic sequence TGTGGCCACCAGGTGCTCGCCGAGATGCGCGGGGCGGGCGAAGACGATGTCCGCGCCGGCCGCGACGGCCAGCGGACCGTGAGAGTTGCAGGCCACGCCGAGCGCGGTGTCGGCGAGCAGGAACAGTATCCCGCCGTGGCAGTTGCCATGCCCGTTGAGGTGATGTTCGGCCAGGGTCAGGTGGACGCTGACCTCCCCGGGCCGCACCGACAACACGGTGACCCCGTTGTGCGCGGCGGCCCGGTCGCTGCGCATCATCGCGGCGGCGACGGCTTCGGCCACCTTCTCCGGATCGGTCACGGGCGTTCCTTCCTCAGTGCTCATGGCGTTTCAGCGGTCGAAGTCGACGCACACGGACCCGGTGTTCGGCCGGCCCTGACAGGTGAGCACGAAGCCGCGCTCGAGTTCATCGCCCTCCAGGGCGAAATTGGCGTCCATGTCGACCTTGCCGTCCAGCACGGTCGCCCGGCAGGTGCCGCACACACCGCCGCGGCAGGCGAACGGGGCGTCCGGGCGCACCCGCAGTACCGCGTCCAGCAGGGTGTCCGCGGGGCCGAGGTCGACTTCGCTGGTGCGCCCGTCGAGGGTGAAGGTGAGCCTGCCCGCACCGGACGGCGCGTCCACCCGCGGCGCGGGCAGCGCCGGGCCGGCGTGAAACAACTCGCGGTGGATGCGCTTTGCGGGCACACCGCCCGCGAGCAGCGCGTCCCGCCACTCCTCGACGGCGGTCTGCGGCCCGCACAGGTACCAGTCGTCGACCTCGGCGGACAGCACGGTCCCCCACAGCCGGTTGATCTTCCCCGCGTCCAGCCGGCCGGAGCGCAGCGGCGAGGTCTGCGGCTCCCGGGAGAGGAAGTGCAGCATGGCGAAGCGCTGCGGGTGAGCGTCCTTGAGGTCGGCCAGGTCCTCGCCGAACATGGTGTCCTCGGTGGTGCGGCTGCCGTAGAGCAACACCACCTCGGTGTCCGGTTCGGTGGCCAGCGCGGTGGACACCACGGAGAACACCGGGGTGATGCCGCTGCCCGCGGCCAACGCCACGATGCGCCGTCCGCCGGCGCGTCGCGCCACACCGAACTTCCCGTTCGGCGTCATCACCTCGAGGGTGTCGCCCGGCCGCAGGCTCTGCACCGCCCAGGTGGAGAACACCCCACCCGGCAGCTGCTTGATGCCGATGCGCAGCGGCCCGCCCACCGGCGAGGCGATCGAATAGCTGCGCCGCGAGCCCGGTCCGCCGTGGTCGGAGCGGATGGCCAAGTGTTGACCCGCGGTGAACGCGAACGCCTCGGCCAGGTCGGCGGGCACCTCGAAGGTGACCGCGACCGCGTCGTCGGTGAGCCGCTCGCAGTCGGTGACGGACAGCTGATGGAACATCAGATTGCCTTCATGTGCTCAAAGGGCTCGCGGCAGGTACGACAGCTCCACAGCGACTTGCAGCCGGTGCCGGAGAACCGGGACACCTCCCCGGTGTCCGGCGAGCCGCACTGCGGGCAACGCACGGACAGGGTGAGCGAGACAGTGCCGGTGGCCGGGCCGGGCGGGGCGATGCCGTGCGCGGCGAGCTTCCCCCGCGCGGCGTCGTCGATCCAGTCGGTGGTCCAGGCCGGGGACAGCACGGTGCGCACCTCGACATCGTCCGCGCCGACGGCAGCCGCGGCGGCCCGGATGTCCGAGCCGATGGCCTCCATGGCCGGGCAGCCGGAGTAGGTCGGGGTGATGGTGACCACCACATGCTCGCCCTCGGCGGCGACGTCGCGCAGGATGCCGAGTTCGGCGATGGTGAGCACCACCAGTTCGGGGTCCGGCACCTCGGCCACCGCAGACCGGACGGCCTCCAGGTTCACCATGACGCCCCGGGGTGGGCCAGGTGCAGCGAGGTCATCTCGGCGTGCATCGCGGCGAATTCCGGGGTCCGCACCCCGGTGCGCCCACCACCCGGTGCCGGAGTCACCACCGGCTCGGCGAGCCCTGCCTCAGCCAGCACCGCGCGCACGAACAGCGCCCACGGCTCGTACAACTCGGGTCGATCGGCGAACAGGTCGGGGATGTCCGGCCAGACCGTCTCCAGCCCGCCCTGCATACGGCGGTGCGATTCCTCGGTGCCGCCGCCCAGGCGCAGCGTCCATTGCACGGCGTGGTCGCGGTGGTAGGCGACCTCCTTGACCGCCTTGCCGGCCACGCCGGCCAGCAGTGTGTCGTCGGAGGCGGACAGTTGCGCATAGAGCTCGTACTGATACGCCGAGAACACCAATAACCTCGCGATGGTGACCGCGAAGTCTCCGATCTGACGCTCCACCAGATGCACGCAGCGGTAGTCTTCCGGCGCGCGCCGGTAGGCCAGCGCGTCCTCGTCGCGACCGTCCGGCGCCCCTGCGTAGCTGAGCAGCGCGCGCGCCTGGCCGAGCAGGTCCAGCGCAATGTTGGCCAGCGCGACCTCCTCCTCCAGACTGGGCGCCCGAGTGAGCCACTCGGACAGCCGCTGCGAGGCGATCAGCGCGTCGTCACCGAGCTTCAGAGCCTGCTGCCGACTCATAGGTGATCGACCTCAGCCGGCAATTGGTAGAACGTCGGGTGCCGATAGACCTTGTCCGCGGCCGGGTCGAAGAACGCGTCCTTCTCCTCCGGGCTGGACGCGGTGATCTCCGACGCGGGCACCACCCAGATCGACACGCCCTCCTGCCGACGGGTGAACAGATCCCGCGCGTTGCGCAGCGCCATCGCGGCGTCCGGCGCGTGCAGGCTGCCCACGTGGGTGTGGTTCAGCCCGCGCCGTGCCCGCACGAACACCTCCCACAACGGCTCGGCCACCGCGTTCACGACCCCACCACCCCCGCTGCGTCCGAAGAAGAGTGTCCGGGCACCCACGATCTTTCGGACGCTACGGAGTTTTTCGCCGCGTAGGCGGCGGCCGCCTCGCGCACCCAGGCGCCGTCGGAGTGCGCCCCGACCCGACGGGCGATGCGCTCGGCGTTCATTGGGCCCTGGCCCTTCACCACCCGGGTGAACTCGTCCCAGTCGATCTCCCCGAAGTCATACGAGCCGCGCTCGTCGTTCCACCGCAACTCCGGGTCGGGCAACGTCACGCCCAGCACACGGGCCTGAGGCACCGTCATGTCCACGAAGCGCTGGCGCAGTTCGTCGTTGGAGTGCCGCTTGATCCGCCAGGCCATGGACTGCGCGGTGTTCGCCGAGGCGGCGTCCGGCGGGCCGAACATCATCAGCGACGGCCACCACCAGCGATCGGTCGCCTCCTGCAGCATCTGCCGTTGCGCGTCGGTGCCGTCGCGCAGGGCGAGCAGCAACTCGAAGCCCTGCCGCTGGTGGAAGGACTCCTCCTTGCAGATGCGGATCATCGCCCGGGCGTACGGGCCGTAGGAGCAACGGCACAGCGGCACCTGATTGACGATCGCCGCGCCGTCCACCAACCAACCGACCACGCCGACGTCGGCCCAGGCCACGGTGGGGTAGTTGAAAATCGTCGAGTACTTCTGCTTACCGGTGTGCAGCCGGTCCAGCAGGTCGGCGCGGTCCACCCCGAGGGTCTCCGCGGCACCGTAGAGGTACATGCCGTGCCCGGCCTCGTCCTGCACCTTGGCCAGCAGGATCGCCTTGCGCCGCAGCGAGGGCGCCTTGGCGATCCAGTCCCCCTCCGGCTGCATGCCGATGATCTCGGAGTGCGCGTGTTGCGCGATCTGCCGGATCAGCGTCGCGCGGTAGGCCTCGGGCATCTCGTCCCGCGGCTCGATGCGTTCGTCGGCGGCCAGCAGGGCCTCGAACTGCGTAGGGGCATGCACAACCTCGGTTGTCATGCCTCTACGCTAGCCGACCGAACGTTCGGTTGGCTACCCTCCGAGCGCCTTGAGGGTCAAATCGAAGGTGGTCGGGTCCCAGGCCATGGCCACGTGGTCGGGATATGCGTTCGGGTTCACGTCCTGGATCAGGATGTTGTGCACGTGCGGGCCGTGCAGGTAGCTGGTCGTCGTCGGCGTGACGACGTAGTCATAGCGACTGGTCAGCACCGTGTATTCGACGTTGCCTACGGTGTCCCCACCCGCGTTGAGCCGCCGCAGGAACGCCGAGCCGGGCATGAACTCCGGGCAGGACCCGCAGTAGCCGGCCATCTGGTCGTCGAAGCCGGGCCAGAAGGCGCGCAGGTCGGTCAGCCCGGAGATGTTGGTCCCGTGGTTCGGCGGTGCCCAGGCCACGAAGTGCGCCACCTTCGCCGCGCCACCGAGGAACTTCAGGTAGTAGCGCGGCATGATGCCGCCCTCGGAATGCCCGACGATGTCGACCTTGGACGCCTTGCTGGTGGCCAGCACCTCGTCGACGAAGGTGGACAGCTGCTGTGCCGAGGTCTCCATCGGCGCCACACCCCCGCGCCCCGGCCACATCGGTTCCTGCCCGTAGGTGAACGCATAGACGCAGTAGCCCTGCCCGGCCAGGTACGGCGCGAAGAAGTGCCAGTTCTCCGAGGCGGTCGCGCCCAACCCGTGCACCAGCACCACCGGCCGCGGGTGCACCGCGGTGACGTGACAACCGGGGTCGTTGACGTTCGCCGCGGCGGGTTCGGGCAGGAAGCCGGCGATGGTGTCCCCCGGCGCCGTGACGTTCGAGCTCGAGGCGGCCGCGGCCGGACCGGCCAGCAGGCCCGCCATCAGCGTGGCGACGGCGGCGGGAACGGACAGCTTGCGGAGCAATGAGCGGCGCACGGAAGGCCCCTTTCCGGGTGCGTCTGCGATCAACTCTGATTCTCGTTCTGCCCCAACCGTGGCAGAACTCGGGACAAAAAGCTAGAAGAACTTCCAAGAAATCTGTGCCAGAATGTCGTCCAACATCTGATGCGTCCGGCCACCCCGCACCTATTGCCTCGGGTTGGCCGGACGCAACGAGCAGGAGGTGGCCATGCCGCGCTCGCTCGCCCGGGGCGTTAAGCCGCAGCCGCGGCGGGACGCCTTACTGGACGCCACCGTCGAGGTGGTCGGCACGCACGGCATGGCGGGCACCACACACCGCAGCGTCACAGCGGCCGCGGGCGTGCCGTTGGCCACCGCCAGCTACTACTTTTCCTCGATCGGCGAGTTGGTCGCCGAGGCGCTCACCCGCTTCGTGCACGCCCGCGCCGAGGAGATGGCCATCCCTGACCTGGGCCCGCTGGCCGAGTTCCTCACGCCGGCCGACATCGCCAACTCCTTCGCCGATCGGATCATGGATCTGCCCCGGGCCCGCCGGCTGGCCTTCTACGAGGTGCTGGTGAACGCCTCCCGCATGCCCGAACTTGCCGGGCCCGCCAAGCACGCGGTGGACACCTATCGGCAGGCCGCGCAGACCGGGCTGCGTGCGGTGGGCGGTCGGACCGACGACCGTTCCGCCCGGGCGTTCATCGCGCTCTCCCTGGGTCTGGGTCTGTTGCATCTGGTCGACCCAGAGGTCGACGACGACCGGCAGCTGTTCGAGGCGATCCGCGACCTCTTTCTGGGCCAGGAGATTTCCGCCGCCGATCCGGACGGGGTGGCCGCACGGCTGGCCCGTACCGCCGGGCAGCAGGCGGAGCACGCCGACGCCGGGCAAATGTAAAGCCGCCCCGGCTTCCCCTGCGACATCCACGCGCTCAGAGGGTCGCGTGAACCGCTGGACTGGGAAGGAGGCTCCGGGGCGGCGTGGCCTCAGATTCGGATCCGGACGCTGGAACGGGTCCGCTTCTGCGACTTGGACGATCATGGGGAGCAAGCTTGAGAACACACTGAACGAATCGCGGCGCCGCGGCTTTTCTTAGTCGGATATCAGGTACTCCGCCCGGTGTGATGCCGGTCGCATTTCCCGGCGATTCGCCACACGGGATTCGTGTCGCACCGAATCCCTGTCACATACTGCAGAGGCCCTCGTGCTGGGTGTGTGCCTCCCCAGCACGGGGCAAACCAATGTGCCGGCCGGCGCGCGGGATGATGGCCGCGTGCGCACCCGGACCCCGCTCCTGTTGAGTGCCCTGCTGGCCCTGGCCGCGGGATGCGGTGGCGGCAATTCCTCCGCCGTCAAGCCCGCCGACGCGCTGTTCGTCGCGACCCCGGTGGTGACCCCGGACCCGGGCGGCTCGTCGGCGACGCTGACCGTGAGCACCAAACTCAAAGTGGCCTGCCGGGTCTACTGGGGCACCACCGAGGCGGCCACCGACGGGTCGGCCACCGACCCCGACATGGCATCAACCGGTCCGCACACCACGCATCACGCGGTGATGACCGGGCTGAAGCCGGACACCACGTATTACTACCGGGTGGCCGGCGCCGACCCGTCCGGCCAGAAGTACGCGGCGGACCTGGGCACCTTCCACACCCTGTCCGCGAGCAGCCTGCCCGGCCCGAACATCGCGCCCAACGCCACGGTCGTCGGCGTCTCCTCGGAGTTCTCCGGCGCCTACAAGGCGGCCAATGCCATCGACGGCAACCCGGCCACCGAATGGTCAACGGCCGGGGACGGCGACAAGGCCTGGATCTCCCTCGACCTCGGCTCCGTCAGATCGCTGGCGGGGCTGGGTTTCCGCACCCGGTCGATGACCGACGGCACCGCGATCATCAAGTCGATCACCATCACCGGGGACGACGGCAAGGTGCTCGGACCGTTCCCGGTGGGGTCGGGCCTGACCGTGCTGCCGCTGGACCTGAAGACCCGCACGCTGAAGATCTCCGCGGCGAAGACCACCGGCGGTAACACCGGCGCGGTCGATATCGAGGTCTACGCCAAGCCCTGACCCCGTCCGCAAGAGGGTTGTGGCGTTTCAGGCGGTGCGGGCCGGGACAAGGGCGCGGCCGGCGTCGGTGATCTCGCGGTACTGCCCCGAGGTGCGCAGCAGCGGCGGGTCGGCCTTGAACAACGCGGCGACCTCGGCCCGCGGCAGGCCGACCTCGCGGGCGGCCTGGTGCGCTTCGAGCTTGTGCAGTCGCCCGTCCGGCGCGGCAACATACCGACGCAGCAGGTCCTGCGTGGCGCGTTCCGGATCGACCGGGAACGCCTCCCCCGGGGCGCCCTCGGCGCCACCGGAGCCCTGCCAGGTGCGCTTGGGGTGGCGACGCAGGTACTCCTGCTCGAGTTCGAGCATCCGCTCGGTGTGCCGACGGAACTGCTGCGCGGTGCCGTGCAGGAACACCCAGTTGCGGGTCGCGTGGGCCTGCGTGCCCTGGTGGGCCAGCTCGGAGTCGGAGAGCTCGGAGGCCGGGACGCCGTGGTCGGTCATCGGAATCCTTCGGGGTTGCGCCTAGTCAAGGCGGCGGAGTTCTTTCGCGAACCGGGCGGCGTTGGCGCAGTACCAGTCGACGCCGTAGGTCATCCACTCGGCGATCTGCTCGGGGTGCGCCATCTGGCGAACCTTGGCCGGCACCCCCAGGGCCATGTGGCCGGTGGGCACCTGCATGTCCTCGGCCACCACCGCACCGGCTCCGATCACCGAGCCGGATTCCGCCCCCGATCGGTTCATCATGATGCTGCCGGACCCGACCAACACCCGGTTGGCCACCGTGCAACCCTCCAGGTGCACCAGGTGCCCGACGATGCACTCCTCGCCGACGACGGTCGGCCATTGCTCGGTGGTGTGCAGCACCGAACCGTCCTGGATCGAGGTGCGCGCACCGACCGAGATGAAGTTGTGGTCCGCGCGCAGCACGGCGCCGGGCCAGATCGAGCTTTCCGGACCCAGCCGCACGTCACCGATCACCGAGGCGTCGGGATGCACGTAGGCGGTCGGATCGATGGTGGGCACCAGATCGCCCAGGGCGTAGATGGCCATTCAGTTCCCTTCCGGGCCAAACTCGTTCAGCACTGCCAGATCGTGCAGGCCGCGGTAGACGCGCATCGCGTTGCCGGCCCATACATCGCACAGCGTGCCCTCGTCCCAGCCCAGTGCTGCCACCGCCCGGGCGTTGCGGGCGACGCCGGGCATGCCGGGCCAGTCGGTGCCGAAGATGAACTTCTTCGCCAGCCGCGCGAGGTCGTAGCGGGCGTAGTACTGCGCCAGCCGCGACGGCGGTAGCCCGGACAGTTCGATCCAGACGTTATCCCGCGACATCGCCAGAAACGCGGCCGCGTCGTACCACCAGCCACGTCCACCGTGCGCGAGCACGAACTGCACGTCGGGGAAATCGCGCAACACGTCGTCGAGCAGTATCGGGTCGGCGTACTTGTTCTGGCTGCCGGGGAACGAACTGGTGCCGCAGTGCAGCACGACCGGCAAACCGGCCTCCCGGCACACCTGATAGGCCGGGTAGAGCATTGGGTCGCACGGCGCGAAACCGCCGTGCACCGGGTGCAGTTTCAACCCGACCGCGCCCAGCTCGACCTGGCGAGCCACCTCGTCGCCGACCGGGTGGTGCAGGTGCGGGTTGACGTTGGCCATCAGCCGGAATCGGCGCGGGTTGTGCTTGACCAGCGGCAGGTAGTCCTCGATCGGCTGGATGCCGGTGGTCTTCGGGCTGTATTCGGCGAACAGCAGCACCGCGTCCGCGCCCTGCTCGGCGAAATGCTCGTCCATCCGTTCCGGTAGCGGGGCGCCGTCGGTATCGAACAGGTCCGGCCAGGGGTTGGCGGCGCCGAACTCCTCCGCCCAGGCCACCCAGGCCGGACGCAGCGTGCTCAGCTTCGGCGCATGCACATGCGCATCGACGAGCAGACGACCATCAAGCATTGGGTGCGTGCTCCGCCACCAACTCGGTGTCCACCCCGACCTTGCCGACGCTGTGCGCGCCGCCGGGATTGCCGATCGGTGCGTCCCGGCCGGGCAGTGTCTGCGCGAAGAACCGGGCATTGTCCTCGATGTACACCACGTGCTCGGGCCCGGTCGCCCGGTCCTGGGTGATCGCCTCCACCGGACACACCGGCTCGCAGGCCCCGCAGTCGATGCACTCTTTGGGGTTGATGTACAGCTTGCGGTCACCCTCATAGATGCAGTCGACCGGACACTCCTCGGTGCACGAGGTGTCCATCACATCGATGCAGGGATCAGCGATGACGTAGGGCATCATCAGTTCCTTCGGTCGAGGAGCTGCCGAGCGAGTTCGCGCACCTGGAAGCGGCGAATCTTGCCGGTCGCGGTCAGCGGCAGCTCATCCACGACGAGCACATGCCGGGGACGTTTGAACGAGGCGAGTGAGGCCCGGCAGGCCCCGATCAGCGCCTCGGGGTCGAGCACGGCGCCCTGAGCGGCGACCACGCAGGCCACCGGCTTGTCCAGGCCGTCGGCGTCCGGCACGGCGACCACGGCCGCTTGGGCGACGCCGGGCTGGGCGAGCAGACAGGCCTCCACCTCACCGGGGGACACCCAAATACCCCCGGCTTTGATCATGTCGTTGGACCGACCCAGGCAGGTGTAGAAGCCCTCATCGTCGATGACGTAGGTGTCACCGGTGCGCATCCACTCCCCCAGGAACGCTGCCCGGGTGGTCTGCGTGCGACACCAGTAACCGGTGGTCAGCGAGCCACCCCGCAACTGCAGGTTGCCCGGCGTGCCGACGGCGACGGGCTGGTCCTCGTCGTCGACGAGGCGTAGGTCGTAACCGGGCACCGGGCGTCCGGTGGTGCCCGCGCGCACCTGCCCCGGCGCGTTGGACAAGAAGATGTGCAGCGCTTCGGTGGAGCCGATGCCGTCGATGATGTCCACACCGAACTTCGAGGTGAACCGCTGGTACAACTCGGCGGGCAACGGTTCGCCGGCCGAGGCGCACAGCCGCACCGAGGCAAACGTTTCGGCGGGCAGATCGGCAGCGAGCAGCGCGGCGTAGAAGGTGGGCACGCCGAAGAACAAGGTGGGGCTGTGCTTACGCAACACGTCGGCCACCGAGTCGGGGGTGGGCCGGACCGGGTCGAGGATCGCGGTCGCGCCCACGGACAGCGGAAACAGCGCCGAATTGCCCAACCCGTAGGCGAAGAACAGCTTGGCGACGGAGAAGCAGCGGTCGTCCGGGCGGATGCCGAGCACCTGCGCGCCGTAGTGCTCGGCGACGTAGCGGATGCTCTCGTGCCGGTGCATGGCCGCCTTCGGCACCCCGGTGGTGCCCGAGGTGTACAACCAGAAACCGGGTGAGTCCGGCCAGGTGTCAAACACCGCGTCGGAACTGCCGACGCCGTCGGCGAGCAACTGCGACCAGGAGATCTCGGTGTCCGCCCCGACCGGGGTGTCGTCGGTGCGGATCAACGTCGCGACGCCCGCGCTCGCGCACGCCGCCCGCGCGGTGTCGGAGAACTCCGGTGAGGTGAACACGGCCCGCGCCCTGGCGTCATGCAGCAGTTCGGCGAGCTCGGTGTCCCGGTACATGGTGGACACCGGCACCGGCACCACCCCGATCCGCAGCGCGGCCAGGTAGATCGCCAACAACTCGCTGCGGTCGGCACAGAAGAGCACCACACGTTCCTCGGGCCGCAGCCCGAGTGCGCGCAACCCCGCCGCCGCGGCGTGCACCTCGGCAGCGAGCTGCGCATAGGTCCGCGTCCCGCTCGGACCTGTCACGGCGGGCCGATCCCCGTGGCCCGCCTCCACCTGACGATCGATCAGGTACCAGCTGGCATTGAACGTTTCCCGGCCAGTCATGGCGCACCTCTCACTAGGCCAGGTGGACGTATTCGTATTCGAAGGGCTGACCATTGATCCCGGTCTTCGGCGGCGCGACCCAGCTGGCGATCTTGCCGACCTCGTAGACCGGCTGCATCAGCGAGATCACGTGCTCCTTGTCATCGGCCGACGGCAGGTAGGAGTCCACGTTCGCGTCCCAGGTGGCCTGATCCACGATCTTCCCGTCCGGGGTGAAGCGGTGCCCGGAGAACGTACCTACCTGACGATTGAAGCCGACATGCGGCAGGCTCACCCGGGTCTCGATGCCGGCGTCCTCCAGGATGGTGTTCCACCGCTTGACGCCGTTCGCGCAGTCCTGCGCGTACTCGTTGCGCAGGTCCACGTTCAGTGCGGTCAGCGCAGCCACCTGACGGTCCACCACGGTGTCGCCGTCCATCAGCGGGATGGACACGAAGTCCTCGATGAGCTTGTGGTCGTCCTTGCGACGGTCCTCCTGCCAACGGCCCTTGAGCCCGGCGGTGTAGTAGTTCGCCACGTTGGTGGAGGTGTCGCCGCCGAACAGATCCAGCGACACCGAGTAGTGGAAGTTGATGTATTTCTGGATCATGTCCAGTGGCACCCCGCCGAACTTGGCGATGTCGGTGGTGTCGTGCTCCTTCATCAGCTCCGCGGTGCGCATGACCACGCGGTCCACGCCGGTGGTGCCCACCATCATGTGGTGCGCCTCCTCCTTGAGCATGAACTCGCACGTCCGCGACAGCGGGTCGAAGGCGCTCTCCTTCAACGTGCCGAGCTGGTATTTGCCGTCCCGGTCGGTGAAGTAGGTGAACATGAAGAAGCTCAGCCAGTCCGGGGTCTCCTCGTTGAAAGCACCCAGGATGCGCGGGGACTCCTCCGACCCGGAGTTGCGCAGCAGCAGCGTCTCGGCCTCCTCGCGGCCCTCCCGGCCGAAGTAGGCGTGCAGCAGGTAAACCATGGCCCACAGGTGGCGGCCCTCTTCGACGTTGACCTGGAAGAGGTTGCGCAGGTCATACAGGCTCGGTGCGGTCATGCCCAGCCGGC encodes the following:
- the boxB gene encoding benzoyl-CoA 2,3-epoxidase subunit BoxB; this translates as MTTIDYTERIPNNVDLASDRKLQRALESWQPKFLDWWKEMGPALPTRDVYLRTAVDVGREGWAHFGHIALPDYRWGIFLAERDNDRAIGFGEHKGKPVWQQVPGEYRSELQRLIVVQGDTEPASVEQQRRLGMTAPSLYDLRNLFQVNVEEGRHLWAMVYLLHAYFGREGREEAETLLLRNSGSEESPRILGAFNEETPDWLSFFMFTYFTDRDGKYQLGTLKESAFDPLSRTCEFMLKEEAHHMMVGTTGVDRVVMRTAELMKEHDTTDIAKFGGVPLDMIQKYINFHYSVSLDLFGGDTSTNVANYYTAGLKGRWQEDRRKDDHKLIEDFVSIPLMDGDTVVDRQVAALTALNVDLRNEYAQDCANGVKRWNTILEDAGIETRVSLPHVGFNRQVGTFSGHRFTPDGKIVDQATWDANVDSYLPSADDKEHVISLMQPVYEVGKIASWVAPPKTGINGQPFEYEYVHLA